A segment of the Corylus avellana chromosome ca2, CavTom2PMs-1.0 genome:
TGTACAtctcttttcatctttttcataaatttattattgaatttatccATCTcttataatagaaaataaacatatctctttctcttttcttatcaGAACACCTTATGCTAACATCGTTATCTACATGAAATACAATTGGGATAAGataataatgaaaatcaaaATATGCAACATTAAGCATATAGTTGCATAATAATGAAAATCAATCTCACACTTTCCTTCTAGCACTAAGTTTATTAAGTGTATAGTCCTCAATTAACATTGGATTTGTTAGTTGTATTGCCTCCTCTTAACACTAAGTTTATTAAGCGTATTGCCCCCACTTAATTAGGGGTGTTCGTGAGTGAACTCAGGATTGGTTCGTAtaagctcgactcgattattaaatgaggcgctttgtgaacacaaattctagctcgaatattaaacgaaacaagctcggctcgactagATTAGGCTCGTGAGCAACCTCGTATAAGGCTTGACTCACTTACTAGGCTCaactcgtatattttttattaaataactaacaatatatagtcaatattacacaataataacaaatatactgtataacttattttaattaatttatatattatatacacatatatataacaaatatatgtatttaatatttttaacaaaaatttggtgagtgagagtgagagattgGGAAATGAGAGTTGAGGTGGAAGAtgcgttgtgactggtgaggaagattgagagagagagacattgaaaaaaatattattttgtagggGGTGTTGTCTCACTGCAGTCTAAATACAACAATGTTAACTTGTCCTacattgctaagaaaacacTAATCCCCAAGCttgtttatctataaaatgatgcatatcttctctcttcgaaaccaagtgccttactgtattgactcaggctccatattCTGCTAGTCAGGCTAAGCAAATGTTCATATTAGGGGTGGCAAttcgggtaatcgggtagacccgattacgacccgctaagacccgcgacccgattacccaagacacgaacacgacccgtttaactaaTCGGGTtaacgggtctgacacgattataacacgaaaaatacccgggtaacccgacacgacccgtttaacatTACCGGGTAAAACCGGGTAAACACGACCCGTTACGACACGACCCGACTCGACCCGACCCAGGCATCAAACAGGTAATCTGACCCGaaccgacccgacccgacctgGAAAAATATGTAGAAAAGGCTGAAAAGCCATTTGGGCAATCAACGATTCAACATTCTTCTCTTTTGTTGAGCATTAGATGATTTAGATCTTAAAGGAATTAAatagaattgaaaattaaatggaaaaaaaattaaaaatgtacaAGAACCAGGAAGGACCAAAATGGCAAAATATAGAGAACTAAGAAGCATGGACCCTTAGGCATTCTTTCCATCTCCCTTTTCTAagattttaagtgtttttgttatattaatgtaaaacaaaattactgcaaaaattttcttcctttttctttaataaattctcccctgaaattaaaaaaaaaaaaggaaaaagaaaagaaaagaaaaaaaaaaggaaaatgtaacATTCACTTTCACTGCCAAGTGCCAGCATAAATTATTCTTGCACAATTTACAACTTTGTGGTGCAGAACCCTGTCATCATATCATAACATACACTTTTGCTAGTCTCTAAAGCCAAAGATGCCATACATGTGAAGCCATTGTAAAAACTATGTACATGACCAACTCACACTAAAATCCTTCCTTCCAAAATCCTGGCAGAATATATTAGACTATAGTGAGAGGTATTGATTTCTGTAGCTGCATAATAGCAAGGACAAGAAGAAGCTCCAAAGTCCACCCAAAACACATCAAGACCAAATAAGctccaaagttcaaacaaataCTCAAATAATTTCAGAACTTTAAGCATTCTTAACAAACATCAGTAATGAAAATTAAAAGTGCTGCTCCCACTAGAAATCCTAACAAAACCCATTAGTCATTACAGTTCCATCAAACTATTATACTACTGaacttttacaaattacaagtTCCTTTACATATAGACAATAGTTAACATAGTTCATCATCATTAGATTCtaaacaaaataactaaataaagtTTCAATGACTATGAACCATCATCATTAGAGTCATTacaaaatatgaactaaataaggttaatattttaagaaagatTAGCAGATTGTGCTCCAGAAGAATTTGGAATGTCACAAGAACTAACATCAGTTGTCAAAATTTCCTCTTCTATGCTATCCAACTTCATTTGtgctatatcaaaaaaaaaaaagaaaaaaaaaaaagaagagcaattagtattattatagtgtagttaaaaaaaataatacaagtaaatgaataaattaaatatacaaataaataatattacctTGTTCTCCATACAACCAATCTCTACTGCAAATTAATGCTTCAACAATATCAGGCTTGAGTGAGCTCCTATTttgatcaatcacacgtccaccaatACTAAAAGTGGATTCTGAAGCAACCGTGGAAACAGgaatactcaaaacatcacgagccattgcagctacttcaggatatcgaaattcatttcctttccaaaatgaaaggatgtcaaatgaATCATTCACAGCTACAGACCTAGGCTCCTCCAAATAAATTTCCAATTGACTCTTTTGTGAATTAACATCAACTCCACCAAATGCCAAATATTCCtacatgaaaaagagagaatataaacataaataattaagagtattaaaaagattatatactaagttactaaattactaaaaagattatataccaagttactaagttactaaattactaaaaagagtatatactaagttactaaattactaaaaagattatattctaagttactaaattactaaaaagattatatactaagttactaaaaagataagaaatcaatgatattataatattatttacctGTTCCCAAGGTAGTGTTGCTCGAGTTACTTGGGGCTGTTGAACAGTTATggagcttgaacttgaaggtatagaagaagcactatactccataaaaaggcTCTTTACTTTATTACTAACATTCACATACTGTAGAGAATTCATAACTCCATAGATCTtcgtatagtaataatttacaagatgaagcttgtaacgaggatctAAGATAACTGCAACAGCCAACACTTCACTGAAGTCCAACCAATACttctcaaatttagagagcATTTGAATTGCCATTAAACTCTtatgctcatcttcactcacaaCGTCTTCCTTCAAGCTCACATAAATCATGGCAATCACAGGAAAATATAAATTGGCAGTGGGATACTTAGTACCAGAAAAAGCACATGTAGCTTGGTAAAAGCAAGCTAAGAAGCTTTTGATATTATCAACCTTTTCCCACTCAACTACAGTAGGACAATGCTTATAGTTCCTATCAGTCAtctccaaataactaaaagcacGCCTATAGTGAACTGCACTCTCAAGCATCAAATATGTAGAATTCCATCTAgttggcacatcttgttttaaccctttatgactgtccaatgacatttgattcactgcttgaagaaaactttgcttCCGCACTTGTGATCCCCTAACATACTTGACACTATCTCGAACCTTTTGGATAGCATCATtgatctctttcaatccatcttgcacTATCAAATTCAGAATGTGAgcacaacaacgcatatgaaagAAATCACCATCACAAGGAAGGGCTTTTTTCATGTTCAATTTCTCTTTTAAGAACCCAACACAACTATCATTAGAAGAAGCATTATCCAATGTTATACtgaaaatcttgttctcaatcccccactcttgtagcaagtTATATATAACATCAGACAAAGAGATACCATTgtgtggtgggggcataaatgaaaaatttaacACCCTCTTGGTTAAGACCCAgtctttgttaataaaatgtgcagtaagACAGATATACCCATTAGTTGCCAAAGACGTCCACAAatcagatgttaaacaaatcctcccAGGACAATCATTCAACATAGATTTAACCCTTTGTTTCTCCCTCAAATACATTTTAACCAAATCAGCTTTACCAGTATTTCTGGAGATAAAAGGTACATCAGGACGCAAATATTGATGTACTGCTCTTataccatcatattcaacaaaagaaaatggcAAATCATGCTTAACAACCGCcgcaaccaacaattctctaaattttttaggaTCAAATTTAGAGTCACTTACCCCCAGAGATCCTGCTTTTCCAGCTAAAAGCATTTGCCCAACATCACGACTGCTTCTCCCCCCGCAAGTTTTACTATGCTTTATTAAATTTCCAGTTCCATATGAACTTCGAGCCCTATACATATTAGCACACgtcttgcattttgcccatacCTCTGGGTCATTTGGATCAGTATTAGGAACGATGTCATAATATTGCCAAACATCTGAGGTCTTCCTacgcttctttccctttttcttattcCCCATAGAAACCGAGTCATCTCCTAGTGAATTTACTTCAACAACATCTTCGTCAATTTCGAATGACTCGAATGCAtcttgaacaatttcttcattagtCCTCTACACACATAACAAAATATGGACAGGTATTTCAAAAGCATACATATCTCTTATCtggaaagaaaaaggagctaTAATTACTTAAGCAAACTAGAAAAAATTGCACCCAAGTGACTTCCTCGAAAAGTAACAGCAGAGCCAAACTTGCAAAAGGATTCTTGAAACCCAAAAGACAGAAACTCAAAATCCATTTCCAAAACAATCTTAAAGTAGGGACTATTttacaaaacataaaacccAACAGCAATCACCACACACACAGGCACAGGGAACAACAAATAACAATCACAAAAATCAGTTTCTACTACTCTAGCAGAAATGCACAGAGACCCAGTAACCGACACAAATTTTGGTACACGAATGTGTTTGGTACTGAGAAGTAGtagtaataaaattataatgaaaaaaaaaactctttgtCAGAGAGAAGCATAGAAACAGAGATGACATGAACACCcaaaaaatagttgaaatatatatatctacgaAAATCCAACTGCATGCCTGCATCAGTGCATCTCTCCAACTTTTTGAAACAATTGATTTTTGCCTTACTATGTATTTCGCCTCTTTAAAATCAAATCTACGATTCTTTGTACTATATTTCTCTGCAGAAAAAAGGATGGAAATCCATATCTCTTCTCTATCTATTCTTTCCATGTATGTGCGTGCAAGATGGAGATCATGAAGGTgtgaaaaaatcttcaaaaacctcATAACCGAATTACAAATCATACATTATGAGTATTTACAAccagaaaaatctaaaaatcatACATTCATACATTATCAGTACacacacaaaatgaaaaaaaaaataacaatcagtaaaatctaaaaaaaatagtaataataataaaatcaaagcaAGACATAGAGAGAATTAGTCTATTAGAGACATACCGCCATActggagggagggagagggagagaggagagacagCCCGGTGAATGGTGACTCCGGTCGCCGGTTTGGAGCTGGTGGATGCAGGGGAGCCGAGAGGGAGTgggagaggggagagagaggcGTCGCCGGTGGGGGGGGTGGCGGCTGGCGGCTGGCGATTGGTGGGGTAGTACCGTAGTGGGCTCGTGACTGTCGTGAGGCCATGAGTCGTGACCTTGAGGGTGAGCGATTGAGCGGCTGCGTGACAGCGTGAGTGTCTGAGAGGGAGAACAGAGAACTGGAGAAGAAGTTAGAAGTGTTTAGCTGTTTAGGGTTTCACTTTCACTTGTTACTTGTTAGTTTTTTATTCACTGAATCACTAATTATCTCACTTCTCACTTCTCACTTCATAGTTCATAGTTCTAACTTC
Coding sequences within it:
- the LOC132168960 gene encoding zinc finger BED domain-containing protein RICESLEEPER 2-like, with translation MAESSMVHPSTPPPPNPLMNNIDQSLPQSNPPLMVAPSTNPAGSVHHPTTAEPTYYILTNPPIPFPYINGPSASASGPSLTCDLTLAQPPNPPPNHDPADNVVQQQIQQRIFIMADQPPPMNPMIGAPPPLPPREYSNHDPQETQQTPSKSQTTCQDLIFFLRTNEEIVQDAFESFEIDEDVVEVNSLGDDSVSMGNKKKGKKRRKTSDVWQYYDIVPNTDPNDPEVWAKCKTCANMYRARSSYGTGNLIKHSKTCGGRSSRDVGQMLLAGKAGSLGVSDSKFDPKKFRELLVAAVVKHDLPFSFVEYDGIRAVHQYLRPDVPFISRNTGKADLVKMYLREKQRVKSMLNDCPGRICLTSDLWTSLATNGYICLTAHFINKDWVLTKRVLNFSFMPPPHNGISLSDVIYNLLQEWGIENKIFSITLDNASSNDSCVGFLKEKLNMKKALPCDGDFFHMRCCAHILNLIVQDGLKEINDAIQKVRDSVKYVRGSQVRKQSFLQAVNQMSLDSHKGLKQDVPTRWNSTYLMLESAVHYRRAFSYLEMTDRNYKHCPTVVEWEKVDNIKSFLACFYQATCAFSGTKYPTANLYFPVIAMIYVSLKEDVVSEDEHKSLMAIQMLSKFEKYWLDFSEVLAVAVILDPRYKLHLVNYYYTKIYGVMNSLQYVNVSNKVKSLFMEYSASSIPSSSSSITVQQPQVTRATLPWEQEYLAFGGVDVNSQKSQLEIYLEEPRSVAVNDSFDILSFWKGNEFRYPEVAAMARDVLSIPVSTVASESTFSIGGRVIDQNRSSLKPDIVEALICSRDWLYGEQAQMKLDSIEEEILTTDVSSCDIPNSSGAQSANLS